A single region of the Syngnathoides biaculeatus isolate LvHL_M chromosome 17, ASM1980259v1, whole genome shotgun sequence genome encodes:
- the fam136a gene encoding protein FAM136A, translating into MAEAHQARVQAVVEEMVQTLERDHIRKMQARMFKCSADCCDRPTDTMTQVHQCIDRCHSPLAKAQGFVTSELEKFQDRLARCTMHCNDKAKDLFDSGAKEPAVRSLMERCVGSCVDDHMNLIPSMTRRIQENLDAIPQ; encoded by the exons ATGGCGGAGGCTCACCAAGCACGCGTTCAGGCTGTGGTGGAAGAAATGGTCCAAACTCTGGAGAGGGATCACATCCGCAAAATGCAG GCTCGCATGTTCAAGTGCAGCGCGGACTGCTGTGATCGCCCCACGGACACCATGACCCAGGTGCATCAGTGTATCGACAGGTGTCACAGTCCTCTGGCCAAAGCCCAGGGCTTCGTCACAtccgagctggagaagtttcAG GACCGTCTGGCCAGATGCACAATGCACTGCAACGACAAGGCAAAGGATCTGTTTGACTCCGGTGCCAAGGAACCGGCTGTCCGGTCCCTGATGGAGAGATGTGTGGGCAGTTGCGTGGACGACCACATGAACCTCATTCCCAGCATGACTCGTAGAATCCAGGAGAACCTGGACGCTATACCCCAATGA